Genomic segment of Oceaniferula flava:
GCTCGCCGGATGGATAGGCATAGACCACGGAGCCAAGCTCACGGCCATTGCTGAGATCCACAATGAGCGAACGGCAGGAGTTCGTCCCGTAGTCGAGACCGATGGCGTAGTGTGACATGACTAACAGTTCGTAGAGATAAAGTCAGCCACGCGCTGATTGAAATCGTCCAAGTTCTCCCAGTGGAAGGCGTGACCTGACTGCGGGTAGAGATGCAGCGTGCTGTTCGGCAGCTCGGCGTGAATTTCCTCCGCCATCCATCGCGGCGTGAAGATATCGTCCTCGCCACCAATCACCAGGGCCGGCAGCTCGATGCCTTTCAGCTGGTCCAAGGTATTGTGGGAAATGCAGGCCGCGGCCTGTCCCTTCAGTCCGTGCAGCGGCTGCGGATTTTCCGCCTCCTCGGCATCCTGACGGGCTTCTAACATCGATTGGTAAACCTCCGGGTCGTCCCAGCTGCGTTTGTTGAAAATCAGCAGCTGAATCCACTCCATGAAGGCGGCTGGCGAGAGATGCTCTTTGCACTGCTTCATGTGCTCGA
This window contains:
- a CDS encoding alpha/beta fold hydrolase; translated protein: MPDFVNNGFKMHYEVHGEGEPVLCIMGITAPNAVWEEHVKVWSQSFQCITLDNRGVGESDQPEGDYTSAMMADDCAALLDEVGVEKAHIVGCSMGSIIGQQLALRHPEKVKSLVLMCSWARCDAYATATFEHMKQCKEHLSPAAFMEWIQLLIFNKRSWDDPEVYQSMLEARQDAEEAENPQPLHGLKGQAAACISHNTLDQLKGIELPALVIGGEDDIFTPRWMAEEIHAELPNSTLHLYPQSGHAFHWENLDDFNQRVADFISTNC